In Janibacter cremeus, a genomic segment contains:
- a CDS encoding (2Fe-2S)-binding protein, translating into MSSHTFVLNGEKVTVDVEPGVRLLWVLRDVLGVTGPKYGCGINVCKACTSHVNGKAMNPCSVPVDQISPDDEITTIEGLADTVEKDLHPMQEAWIEHDVAQCGYCQPGQIMAAVALVRKVREEGRAISEADLDGIRNICRCGTYTRIREAIRTGEQHM; encoded by the coding sequence ATGTCCAGTCACACCTTCGTCCTCAACGGCGAGAAGGTCACGGTCGACGTCGAGCCCGGCGTACGCCTGCTGTGGGTCCTGCGTGACGTCCTGGGCGTCACCGGCCCGAAGTACGGATGCGGCATCAACGTCTGCAAGGCCTGTACGTCGCACGTCAACGGCAAGGCGATGAATCCCTGCTCGGTCCCGGTCGACCAGATCTCCCCCGACGACGAGATCACCACGATCGAGGGCCTGGCCGACACCGTCGAGAAGGACCTGCACCCGATGCAGGAGGCGTGGATCGAGCACGACGTCGCGCAGTGCGGCTACTGCCAGCCGGGCCAGATCATGGCCGCGGTCGCCCTCGTGCGCAAGGTCCGCGAGGAGGGTCGCGCGATCAGCGAGGCCGACCTCGACGGCATCCGCAACATCTGCCGCTGCGGCACCTACACCCGCATCCGCGAGGCGATCCGCACCGGCGAGCAGCACATGTGA
- the htpX gene encoding zinc metalloprotease HtpX, which translates to MHNHFNGLKTAALFGGIFTLLLLVGYALGGSMFMWLFGLVGVGMTAYSYWNSDKLAIKAMRAQPADPMQFPGMYRIVQELSQKADQPMPRLYVSPTRAPNAFATGRNPEHAAVCCTEGILELLDERELRGVLGHELMHVYNRDILTSSVAGAIAGVISSVASIGLWFGGRDRNPIAAIAVALLAPVAAMVIQMAISRTREYDADEDGAELTGDPLALASALNKLQHGVAKAPLQPTQELQNTSHMMIANPFNAKDVSKLFSTHPPMDQRIERLQAMARGPQSSS; encoded by the coding sequence ATGCACAACCACTTCAACGGGCTGAAGACGGCAGCGCTCTTCGGCGGGATCTTCACGCTGCTCCTGCTCGTGGGCTATGCGCTCGGCGGCAGCATGTTCATGTGGCTCTTCGGCCTCGTCGGCGTCGGGATGACCGCGTACTCGTACTGGAACTCCGACAAGCTGGCGATCAAGGCGATGCGCGCCCAGCCGGCCGACCCGATGCAGTTCCCGGGGATGTACCGGATCGTGCAGGAGCTGAGCCAGAAGGCGGACCAGCCGATGCCGCGCCTGTACGTCTCGCCCACGCGGGCACCCAACGCCTTCGCCACCGGCCGCAACCCCGAGCACGCCGCCGTGTGCTGCACCGAGGGGATCCTCGAGCTGCTCGACGAGCGCGAGCTGCGCGGCGTCCTGGGCCACGAGCTGATGCACGTCTACAACCGGGACATCCTCACCAGCTCGGTCGCCGGCGCGATCGCCGGTGTCATCTCCTCGGTCGCCTCGATCGGCCTGTGGTTCGGCGGGCGCGACCGCAACCCGATCGCCGCCATCGCCGTGGCACTGCTCGCGCCGGTCGCGGCGATGGTCATCCAGATGGCGATCAGCCGTACCCGCGAGTACGACGCCGACGAGGACGGTGCCGAGCTCACCGGTGACCCGCTGGCGCTGGCCTCGGCGTTGAACAAGCTCCAGCACGGGGTGGCCAAGGCGCCGTTGCAGCCCACCCAGGAGCTGCAGAACACCTCGCACATGATGATCGCCAACCCCTTCAATGCGAAGGACGTCTCGAAGCTCTTCTCCACCCACCCGCCGATGGATCAGCGGATCGAGCGCCTGCAGGCGATGGCCCGCGGGCCGCAGAGTTCTTCCTGA